A stretch of Brassica napus cultivar Da-Ae chromosome C6, Da-Ae, whole genome shotgun sequence DNA encodes these proteins:
- the LOC125589149 gene encoding dehydration-responsive element-binding protein 2D-like translates to MSSIESNVMMVGANKKQRTVQASSRKGCMRGKGGPDNASCTYKGVRQRTWGKWVAEIREPNRGARLWLGTFDTSREAALAYDSAARKLYGPEAHLNIPHEPVRSYPETTQTPSSNSGGKSDCWVNKESPCSSNEMSSWGTREEISWENMNADLPVTDDSSIWEEATMSLGFPWVHEGDDNFSAFNTCISGGYSNWDSFNFPTLRFH, encoded by the coding sequence ATGTCATCCATAGAATCAAACGTAATGATGGTTGGTGCAAATAAGAAACAACGAACGGTCCAAGCTAGTTCAAGGAAAGGCTGTATGAGAGGAAAAGGTGGACCTGATAACGCGTCTTGCACATACAAAGGCGTTAGACAACGCACTTGGGGCAAATGGGTCGCTGAGATCCGTGAGCCTAACCGAGGAGCTCGTCTTTGGCTCGGCACTTTCGACACCTCCCGAGAGGCTGCCCTGGCTTATGACTCCGCAGCTCGTAAGCTCTATGGGCCTGAGGCTCACCTCAATATCCCTCATGAGCCCGTAAGAAGTTACCCCGAAACGACACAAACGCCAAGCAGCAACTCGGGTGGAAAAAGCGACTGCTGGGTCAACAAGGAGTCGCCTTGTTCATCTAACGAGATGTCATCGTGGGGAACAAGAGAGGAGATATCATGGGAAAATATGAACGCTGATTTGCCGGTAACGGATGATTCTTCTATATGGGAAGAAGCTACAATGTCGTTAGGGTTTCCGTGGGTTCATGAAGGAGATGATAATTTTTCTGCGTTTAATACTTGTATTTCCGGTGGCTATTCTAATTGGGATTCCTTTAATTTCCCCACTTTGAGGTTTCACTAA